A window of the Candidatus Aminicenantes bacterium genome harbors these coding sequences:
- a CDS encoding pyridoxal phosphate-dependent aminotransferase family protein produces MGFLMEGPPGPETILDGRAVLYFGGTGYFGLHGHPEVIRAGIDAFRWGTHGATTRAGFGNNPVLLDLERKIAGFFGTEDAVAYPSGYMSGLFLARTAEDSWDAAFVDEDAHFSLKDGIAAAGKPVVFYRHRDPDDLEAKIAARPSVEGRFLALTDGVFPALGELAPLPALLGVVERHGGRLAVDDSHGVGVLGPCGRGTLDHFGFAPGGSILMAGTLSKAFGGHGGFLPLPAGLADRVRAEVGAYAGSTPTPTPIAAASAKGIELLSAHPEWRDSLRSNAHRLKTGLRALGLPVDDSPVPIAAWPLAPATEMKRVQAALLERGIALALLAYAGAPAGGILRATVFSSHTSAHIDRLLGALKRVL; encoded by the coding sequence GTGGGATTCCTGATGGAGGGCCCCCCGGGCCCTGAAACAATCCTCGACGGCCGCGCCGTCCTCTATTTCGGCGGCACGGGGTACTTCGGCCTGCACGGCCATCCCGAGGTCATCCGGGCCGGGATCGACGCCTTTCGATGGGGCACGCACGGCGCCACCACCCGGGCCGGCTTCGGCAACAACCCCGTCCTGCTCGATCTCGAGCGGAAGATCGCCGGATTTTTCGGGACGGAAGACGCGGTAGCGTATCCGTCCGGCTATATGAGCGGCCTGTTTCTTGCCCGGACGGCCGAAGACTCCTGGGATGCCGCCTTTGTCGACGAAGACGCCCATTTCAGCCTCAAGGATGGGATCGCCGCCGCCGGCAAGCCCGTCGTTTTTTACCGCCATCGGGATCCCGACGACCTCGAGGCTAAGATAGCGGCCCGTCCGTCGGTCGAGGGCCGCTTCCTGGCGCTGACCGACGGCGTCTTTCCCGCGCTCGGCGAGCTGGCCCCCCTTCCCGCCCTCCTTGGCGTCGTCGAGCGCCACGGCGGCCGATTGGCCGTCGACGACTCCCATGGCGTCGGCGTGCTCGGCCCGTGCGGTCGCGGCACGCTCGATCACTTCGGCTTCGCGCCCGGCGGATCGATCCTCATGGCCGGGACTTTAAGCAAGGCCTTCGGCGGCCATGGCGGCTTCCTGCCGCTTCCCGCCGGCCTGGCCGATCGCGTCCGGGCCGAGGTCGGCGCATACGCCGGGTCAACTCCGACTCCGACTCCGATCGCCGCCGCTTCGGCCAAGGGCATCGAGCTCCTGTCCGCTCACCCGGAATGGCGGGACTCCCTGCGCTCAAATGCTCATCGGCTTAAGACGGGCCTGCGGGCGCTCGGTTTGCCGGTCGACGATTCGCCCGTGCCGATCGCCGCCTGGCCGCTTGCCCCCGCGACCGAGATGAAAAGAGTTCAGGCCGCCCTACTCGAGCGCGGCATCGCGCTGGCGCTCCTGGCTTATGCCGGCGCTCCCGCCGGCGGCATCCTGCGAGCCACGGTCTTCTCCAGCCACACCTCGGCCCATATCGACCGGCTTCTCGGCGCGCTCAAACGGGTCTTGTGA
- a CDS encoding C4-dicarboxylate ABC transporter, producing the protein MTASASIILAAMVAAYAVAKALKLTTELSMFAAALVGALVGGHGVPARHIVEGAFTYLDICLIFITATLFMNLLKESGGVAFVVRRILQRFHRHKAVLFVMLAILLLIPGALTGAGSVTVLIVGGMVATILGYMGLPKAKAAAIVFIIAGLSAAAPPVSLWAMLTAAGVNMPYVGFFLPLLVPCVLLALATIFILGWKAKPADLELALRELPEAPAGMSWFKIAAPFLVFFALVVAGRVWPFALPILGLPMIFAAAAVVTIALSPRRLAVLEIARRTVHQLLPLIGTLTCAGILVQIMTLTGVRGLISITVVTLPLVVVILTLFVTLPLSEAVLMWGAAPVLGVPLVLLFNTLNMNPVIALAGMSIIWPLGDAIPPTAIIGRLTVETVGLKESYGKFLRYCLVPAGLIVLVGTLMVLFSRKLAFLTVF; encoded by the coding sequence ATGACCGCCTCGGCCTCGATCATCCTGGCGGCGATGGTGGCCGCCTACGCCGTCGCCAAAGCCCTGAAGCTCACGACCGAGCTTTCGATGTTCGCCGCCGCCCTGGTCGGCGCGCTGGTCGGCGGCCACGGCGTCCCCGCCCGCCACATCGTCGAGGGGGCTTTCACCTACCTCGACATCTGCCTGATCTTCATCACCGCCACGCTGTTCATGAACCTGCTCAAGGAGTCCGGCGGCGTCGCCTTCGTCGTTCGCCGCATCCTGCAGCGCTTCCACCGCCACAAAGCGGTGCTGTTCGTCATGCTGGCCATCCTGCTGCTCATCCCCGGCGCCCTGACCGGGGCGGGCAGCGTCACGGTCCTCATCGTCGGCGGCATGGTCGCCACCATCCTCGGCTACATGGGCCTGCCCAAGGCCAAAGCGGCGGCCATCGTCTTCATCATCGCCGGCCTCAGCGCCGCCGCTCCCCCCGTCAGCCTATGGGCCATGCTGACGGCGGCGGGCGTCAACATGCCCTATGTCGGCTTCTTCCTGCCGCTGCTCGTCCCTTGCGTCCTTCTGGCCTTGGCGACCATCTTCATCCTGGGCTGGAAGGCCAAGCCGGCCGACCTGGAGCTGGCCTTGCGGGAGCTGCCCGAGGCGCCCGCGGGCATGAGCTGGTTCAAGATCGCGGCGCCATTCCTGGTCTTTTTCGCCCTGGTCGTGGCCGGCCGGGTCTGGCCCTTCGCCCTACCCATCCTCGGCCTGCCGATGATCTTCGCCGCCGCGGCCGTGGTCACGATAGCCCTTTCGCCCCGTCGGCTGGCCGTCTTGGAGATCGCTCGCCGGACCGTCCATCAGCTCCTGCCGCTCATCGGCACCCTGACCTGCGCCGGCATCCTGGTCCAGATTATGACCCTGACGGGAGTCCGGGGCCTGATCTCGATCACGGTCGTCACCCTGCCGCTCGTCGTCGTCATCCTGACGCTGTTCGTCACCCTGCCCCTCTCCGAGGCCGTCCTGATGTGGGGCGCGGCGCCGGTCCTGGGCGTCCCGCTCGTCCTGCTCTTCAACACCCTGAACATGAACCCGGTTATCGCCCTGGCCGGAATGAGCATCATCTGGCCGCTCGGCGACGCCATCCCGCCCACGGCCATCATCGGCCGCCTGACCGTCGAAACGGTGGGCCTCAAGGAATCGTACGGCAAATTCCTGCGCTACTGCCTGGTGCCGGCCGGGCTGATCGTCCTCGTCGGGACGCTGATGGTCCTGTTCAGCCGGAAGCTGGCCTTTTTGACGGTATTTTAA
- a CDS encoding succinylglutamate desuccinylase/aspartoacylase family protein, with product MPRKILILSLGTVLAVFAGLGFYRIRHLREPLVLGPGVTEVKTLSEYFPALKGSVNDCQIYVLGGSKPGGGVLILGGSHPEEPSARLAAWILAENGVVDQGRLFVVASANRSGTTVTRPGGAYPASYTIPTSWGGQAFRVGDRWANPLDQWPDPEVYIHYPSKQNLAYMDVRNLNRAWPGRPDGTLIEKTCYAFIEMIKREKIDVVIDLHEAELQYPVISTIVAHQKGADLAAMASMVISGDEFKIGVEYSPKALRGLSHREIGDATDAVSLLLESPEPFLDATRGRTDAKLLLTGQDEFVVKAGKHGLLFEKIDAKGWPIDVRVGRHTSTILTLLDLWSQDHPDRAVLLKDVPKYAEVIAKGTGAFLKDPKGVEASRIRYE from the coding sequence ATGCCGCGTAAAATTCTGATTCTGTCCTTGGGTACTGTCCTGGCCGTCTTCGCCGGGCTCGGCTTCTACCGCATCCGGCATCTTCGGGAGCCGCTCGTCCTCGGCCCCGGCGTCACCGAAGTCAAAACGCTGTCCGAATATTTCCCGGCCCTCAAGGGCTCGGTCAACGACTGCCAGATCTACGTCCTGGGAGGCAGCAAGCCCGGCGGCGGCGTCCTCATCCTGGGCGGTTCGCACCCCGAAGAGCCCTCGGCCCGGCTGGCCGCCTGGATTCTGGCCGAGAACGGGGTCGTGGACCAGGGCCGGCTGTTCGTCGTCGCTTCCGCCAACCGCAGCGGCACGACCGTGACCCGCCCGGGCGGCGCCTACCCGGCCAGCTATACCATCCCGACCTCTTGGGGCGGCCAGGCCTTCCGGGTCGGCGACCGCTGGGCCAACCCACTCGACCAGTGGCCCGATCCCGAAGTCTATATCCACTATCCCTCCAAGCAGAATCTGGCCTACATGGACGTCCGCAACCTCAACCGGGCCTGGCCGGGGCGGCCCGACGGCACGCTGATCGAGAAGACCTGCTACGCCTTCATCGAGATGATCAAGCGGGAGAAGATCGACGTTGTTATCGACCTGCATGAGGCCGAATTGCAATATCCTGTCATCAGCACCATCGTCGCCCATCAAAAAGGGGCGGACCTGGCGGCCATGGCCTCGATGGTCATCTCGGGGGACGAGTTCAAAATCGGGGTGGAATACTCGCCCAAGGCCCTGCGCGGGCTGTCTCACCGCGAGATCGGAGACGCCACGGACGCCGTTTCGCTGCTTCTCGAATCGCCCGAGCCCTTTCTCGATGCCACCCGCGGCCGGACCGACGCCAAGCTCCTGCTCACCGGACAGGACGAGTTCGTCGTCAAGGCCGGCAAGCACGGCCTGCTGTTCGAGAAGATCGACGCGAAAGGCTGGCCGATCGACGTCCGGGTGGGCCGTCACACGTCCACCATCCTGACCCTCCTCGACCTCTGGTCGCAGGACCACCCCGACCGGGCGGTCCTGCTCAAGGACGTGCCGAAGTACGCCGAGGTCATCGCCAAGGGGACGGGGGCATTCCTTAAAGATCCCAAGGGAGTCGAGGCTTCACGCATCCGCTACGAATAG
- a CDS encoding response regulator transcription factor gives MNKPRILVVEDDASILTGLVDLLEGEDFAVDSATNGPAALAAYRSGKPALILLDIMIPEKSGLDVCREIRRGDALTPILMLTAKGQEVDKVVGLELGADDYIVKPFGVAELVARVRAALRRAASREAAAGETPDGSPLTFGDVSVDPKTFTGTKAGRGFAVTAREIELLRFFLRHDGEVVERFTLLDEIWGVRYEGTTRTLDQHIAKLRQKIEDDPAEPRHIQTVYGVGYRFRS, from the coding sequence ATGAACAAACCGAGGATCCTCGTCGTCGAGGACGACGCTTCCATCCTGACCGGCCTGGTCGACCTCCTGGAGGGGGAAGACTTCGCGGTCGATTCCGCCACGAACGGCCCCGCCGCCCTTGCCGCCTACCGGTCCGGAAAACCGGCCTTGATCCTACTCGACATCATGATCCCGGAGAAAAGCGGCCTGGACGTCTGCCGGGAAATCCGCCGCGGCGACGCCCTGACCCCGATCCTGATGCTGACGGCCAAGGGGCAGGAGGTGGACAAGGTGGTCGGGCTGGAGCTGGGGGCGGACGACTACATCGTCAAGCCGTTCGGGGTGGCCGAGCTCGTGGCCCGGGTCCGGGCGGCGCTGCGCCGGGCCGCTTCCCGCGAGGCCGCGGCGGGCGAAACGCCCGACGGATCCCCCTTGACCTTCGGTGACGTTTCCGTCGATCCCAAAACCTTCACCGGCACGAAGGCCGGCCGCGGCTTCGCCGTGACGGCCCGCGAGATCGAGCTGCTGCGCTTCTTCCTCCGCCACGACGGCGAGGTGGTGGAGCGCTTCACCCTGCTGGACGAGATCTGGGGCGTCCGCTATGAAGGGACGACTCGCACCCTGGACCAGCACATTGCCAAGCTGCGGCAGAAGATCGAGGACGATCCGGCCGAGCCCCGTCACATCCAGACGGTTTATGGGGTCGGATATCGATTCCGATCTTGA
- a CDS encoding HAMP domain-containing sensor histidine kinase has product MRLSRHLRLVFVVAVLVPCAVLAVLSVRSLGREEAFLEKRLAQSLDAELTYAVALVRENLGRIEELLSASAPADPGSDPRAAFAAWKKAAPLVGVPFLLDSDFRILWPTRTAYLDAADLSFLNWNREFISDAAAIPFYQNAALLYRDQVTGGGGDQGTAEKLMAANPGEVKGESKKDAAQRAEAPVMMQMKVGAAAPAATAEKDAGDKLAAKSKIEDVRAEQQALSEFEQSDAARKRVYDEAARMGQKAETRNVRPAGGAPAPSPASAAPRTESIYISEPRRFSEITAGREAGLIPRFIEEKLGWLFWKRLPSGRIVGCRLDDGSAKAALLARLPDVYSPARILTFLDENGRPLVTPAGQEGRDWRRPVAAREVSEILPRWEAAAYATDPGALASRARATRYLTILIILAMFVVILSGGTVVLATVRSEMALARQKTTFVTNVSHELKTPLTSIRMFSEMLKDGRQPDPDKQKKYLGLMASETERLTRLINNVLDFSRMEKGRRAYARKRFDLGALVEALVESERTRLEPAGFSVVFHDGAESSVVEADEEAVKQAVLNLLSNAEKYSAGVKSIEVEVGREGGTVCVDVKDRGIGVPPAEREKIFREFYRVDTTLTAPVRGSGLGLTIARRILRDLGGDVSFAAREGGGSVFRISLPEAGRP; this is encoded by the coding sequence ATGAGGCTTTCCAGGCATCTGCGGCTCGTCTTTGTCGTCGCCGTCCTCGTCCCCTGCGCCGTCCTGGCCGTTCTCTCGGTCCGCTCTCTCGGCCGGGAAGAGGCGTTCCTGGAAAAGCGGCTGGCTCAGAGCCTGGATGCGGAGCTGACCTATGCCGTGGCCTTGGTCCGCGAGAACCTGGGACGGATCGAGGAATTGCTCTCCGCCTCCGCCCCCGCCGATCCCGGGAGCGATCCCCGGGCCGCCTTCGCGGCCTGGAAGAAGGCGGCCCCCCTGGTCGGCGTGCCGTTTCTACTGGATTCCGATTTCCGCATCCTTTGGCCGACGCGCACCGCTTATCTCGATGCCGCGGATTTGTCCTTCCTCAATTGGAACCGCGAGTTCATCAGCGACGCGGCCGCGATCCCGTTCTATCAGAACGCGGCTCTTCTCTACCGGGACCAGGTCACCGGGGGAGGAGGCGATCAGGGGACGGCGGAAAAATTGATGGCCGCGAATCCGGGGGAGGTTAAAGGCGAGAGCAAGAAGGATGCCGCGCAACGGGCCGAAGCGCCGGTGATGATGCAAATGAAAGTCGGGGCTGCCGCTCCTGCCGCGACGGCCGAAAAAGACGCCGGCGACAAACTCGCGGCCAAGTCCAAGATCGAGGATGTCCGGGCCGAACAGCAGGCCTTGTCCGAGTTCGAGCAGAGCGACGCCGCCCGCAAGCGGGTTTACGACGAAGCTGCCCGCATGGGTCAGAAGGCGGAAACCCGCAACGTCCGGCCGGCCGGGGGGGCGCCCGCGCCGTCCCCCGCTTCCGCGGCGCCGCGCACCGAATCCATCTATATTTCCGAACCGCGCCGCTTCAGCGAGATCACGGCGGGCCGGGAGGCCGGTCTCATCCCGCGGTTCATCGAGGAGAAGCTCGGCTGGCTGTTCTGGAAGCGCCTGCCCTCGGGCCGGATCGTCGGCTGCCGGCTGGACGACGGCTCGGCCAAGGCCGCGCTCCTGGCGCGCCTGCCCGACGTCTATTCGCCGGCCCGCATCCTGACCTTTCTGGACGAGAACGGGCGTCCGCTGGTCACCCCGGCCGGGCAGGAGGGGCGCGACTGGCGCCGGCCCGTAGCGGCCCGTGAGGTGAGCGAGATTCTCCCCCGCTGGGAGGCGGCCGCCTACGCCACGGACCCCGGGGCTTTGGCCTCGCGGGCTCGGGCGACCCGCTACCTGACCATCCTGATCATCCTGGCCATGTTTGTCGTCATCCTTTCGGGTGGGACGGTCGTCCTGGCGACCGTGCGGAGCGAAATGGCCCTGGCCCGGCAGAAGACGACCTTCGTGACCAATGTCTCGCACGAGCTCAAGACGCCACTGACCTCGATCCGGATGTTCTCGGAAATGCTCAAGGACGGCCGTCAGCCCGACCCCGATAAACAGAAGAAATACCTCGGCCTGATGGCCTCGGAGACGGAGCGGCTGACCCGGCTGATCAACAACGTCCTGGACTTCTCGCGCATGGAGAAGGGGCGGCGGGCTTATGCCCGGAAGCGGTTCGACCTCGGCGCCCTGGTCGAGGCGCTGGTCGAGAGCGAGCGGACTCGGCTGGAGCCGGCCGGATTCTCGGTCGTCTTTCATGATGGGGCGGAGTCGTCGGTCGTCGAGGCCGACGAGGAGGCCGTCAAGCAGGCCGTCCTTAATCTTCTGTCGAACGCCGAGAAGTACTCGGCCGGCGTGAAGAGCATCGAGGTCGAAGTCGGACGGGAGGGGGGGACGGTCTGCGTCGACGTCAAGGACCGGGGCATCGGCGTCCCGCCGGCCGAGCGGGAGAAGATCTTTCGCGAGTTCTACCGCGTCGACACGACCCTGACCGCGCCCGTACGCGGCTCGGGCCTGGGGCTGACCATCGCCCGCCGCATCCTGCGGGACCTCGGCGGCGACGTCTCGTTCGCCGCCCGGGAGGGGGGAGGCAGCGTATTCCGCATTTCGCTCCCGGAGGCGGGCCGGCCATGA
- a CDS encoding DUF1015 domain-containing protein, producing the protein MRTYNSIALGIPDTLLPREGTDLAKWAVIACDQYTSEPDYWAKAASTVGNAPSALNLIYPEVFLHEAEAEKSARIARIRETMARYLSEGLFQPREGMVYVERTTGGHTRRGLVVCLDLEAYDYRKSSTTLIRATEGTILDRIPPRVRIRDGAALETPHIMVLIDDPADAVIGPLTAAKAKLPRLYDFELMLGSGHLVGYRVGNPAVESGIVKALAALADPATFAVKYGLPTGTPVILYAMGDGNHSLATAKTIWETTKEKAADKSAVMASPLRYAMVELVNLHDPALVFEPIHRVVFDIAPGRDLLTEAIAFYGGAAEYAPMCCEHVMRETIDEQSGRPHKIGIATQSGFGLLEIATSGSNLAVGSLQGFLDEFLKTGGAREIDYVHGAEAAIALGGKPGNWGFLLPAMRKEDLFKTVILDGVTPRKTFSMGEAWEKRFYMEARRLG; encoded by the coding sequence ATGCGCACTTATAATTCGATCGCCCTGGGCATTCCGGATACCCTACTGCCCCGGGAAGGCACCGACCTGGCCAAGTGGGCCGTCATCGCCTGCGACCAATACACGTCCGAGCCCGATTATTGGGCCAAGGCGGCATCGACGGTCGGCAACGCCCCCTCGGCCCTCAACCTGATCTATCCCGAAGTCTTCCTGCACGAGGCGGAGGCCGAGAAGAGCGCCCGCATCGCCCGCATCCGGGAGACGATGGCCCGCTATTTGAGCGAAGGCCTGTTTCAGCCCCGCGAAGGCATGGTCTACGTGGAGCGGACGACCGGCGGCCACACCCGGCGCGGGCTGGTGGTCTGCCTCGACCTGGAAGCCTATGACTACCGCAAGAGCTCGACGACCCTGATCCGGGCCACCGAGGGCACCATCCTCGACCGGATCCCACCCCGGGTCCGGATCCGCGACGGGGCGGCCCTCGAGACGCCCCACATCATGGTCCTTATCGACGACCCCGCCGACGCGGTCATCGGCCCGCTTACAGCGGCCAAAGCCAAGCTGCCGCGGCTCTACGATTTCGAGCTGATGCTGGGCTCGGGGCATTTGGTCGGATACCGGGTCGGCAACCCGGCGGTCGAATCGGGGATCGTCAAGGCCCTGGCCGCCCTGGCCGACCCCGCGACGTTCGCCGTCAAGTACGGCCTGCCGACGGGCACCCCGGTGATCCTCTATGCCATGGGCGACGGCAACCACTCCCTGGCCACAGCCAAAACGATCTGGGAAACGACCAAGGAAAAGGCGGCCGACAAGTCCGCGGTCATGGCTTCACCCCTGCGATACGCCATGGTCGAGCTGGTCAACCTGCACGACCCCGCTCTGGTTTTCGAGCCCATCCACCGGGTGGTGTTCGACATCGCTCCCGGCCGCGATCTGTTGACCGAAGCCATAGCCTTCTACGGCGGCGCGGCCGAATACGCTCCGATGTGCTGCGAACATGTCATGCGGGAAACGATCGATGAGCAGTCGGGCCGGCCCCACAAGATCGGGATCGCGACCCAATCCGGATTCGGCCTGCTCGAGATCGCCACGTCCGGCTCCAACCTCGCCGTCGGCTCGCTGCAGGGCTTCCTGGACGAGTTCCTCAAGACCGGCGGCGCCCGCGAGATCGACTACGTCCACGGAGCGGAGGCCGCGATCGCCCTGGGCGGCAAGCCCGGAAACTGGGGCTTCCTCCTCCCGGCGATGCGCAAGGAGGACCTGTTCAAAACCGTCATCCTGGACGGCGTCACGCCCCGCAAGACTTTTTCGATGGGCGAGGCCTGGGAGAAGCGTTTCTACATGGAAGCCCGCCGGCTCGGCTGA
- a CDS encoding tetratricopeptide repeat protein has translation MIKLSSLIYRLRAGRRPPAVTAAAAGVLAAVAVWLLFPYPGFGAVGQAPFPASLQKAYAELQAGLDAWDPVKLSQARDSFLAVLIERKEPAALLAISVGLADMRLASYHLSRSASADAERFVSEGESYLDRAMKADPKSGEAAALYGFLLGLDLALHPDQAMTLGLESFAALSKGVSLEPANPRVHLLNGQYLMYVPEAYGGGAAAAIVLLEKAAGLFEKESSGDPLHPVWGKDQAYTYLGLAYAKTDPAKAKACFEKALAVNPASGQAKSELAKLGKRP, from the coding sequence ATGATTAAGCTGAGTTCGCTGATTTACCGCTTGCGGGCCGGACGCCGTCCGCCCGCCGTCACGGCCGCCGCGGCCGGGGTGCTGGCGGCCGTGGCCGTCTGGCTCCTTTTTCCATATCCGGGCTTCGGCGCGGTCGGGCAAGCTCCGTTCCCCGCCTCGCTCCAGAAAGCCTACGCCGAGCTGCAGGCGGGCTTGGACGCTTGGGACCCGGTCAAGCTCTCTCAAGCCAGGGATTCGTTCCTGGCCGTCCTGATCGAGCGCAAGGAGCCGGCCGCCCTTCTGGCGATATCGGTCGGGCTGGCGGATATGCGCTTGGCCTCCTATCACCTGTCCCGATCGGCTTCCGCCGACGCGGAGCGCTTCGTCAGCGAAGGGGAGTCCTATCTTGATCGGGCCATGAAGGCCGATCCGAAATCGGGAGAGGCCGCCGCCCTGTATGGATTCCTGCTCGGCCTCGACTTGGCCCTTCACCCCGACCAAGCCATGACTTTGGGCCTGGAGAGCTTCGCGGCTCTGAGCAAAGGCGTTTCCCTCGAGCCGGCGAATCCGCGCGTTCACCTTCTCAACGGCCAGTATCTGATGTACGTGCCGGAGGCGTACGGAGGCGGAGCCGCGGCCGCCATTGTTTTGCTCGAAAAGGCCGCCGGGCTTTTCGAAAAAGAGTCGTCCGGCGATCCCCTGCATCCCGTCTGGGGCAAGGACCAAGCCTATACTTATCTCGGCCTCGCCTATGCCAAAACCGATCCGGCCAAGGCCAAGGCCTGTTTCGAGAAGGCCCTGGCCGTCAACCCGGCCTCCGGCCAGGCCAAGTCCGAGCTGGCCAAGCTCGGTAAAAGGCCCTGA
- a CDS encoding transcriptional regulator yields the protein MTPDKLAPLDPVIHAQLRLAVMSILVSAVEADFNELKAATGATDGNLSTHLAKLEEAGYIRVKKFFRGRKPATVCSLTEAGREALARYVTALESYLPKPRT from the coding sequence ATGACTCCCGATAAGCTCGCCCCGCTCGATCCCGTCATCCACGCGCAGCTCCGCCTGGCCGTGATGTCGATCCTCGTCTCGGCCGTCGAGGCGGATTTCAACGAGCTGAAGGCGGCGACGGGGGCGACCGACGGCAACCTCAGCACCCACCTGGCCAAGCTGGAAGAGGCTGGATATATCCGGGTAAAGAAATTTTTCCGGGGCCGCAAGCCCGCGACGGTCTGCTCCTTGACGGAAGCCGGGCGCGAAGCCTTGGCTCGATACGTGACCGCTTTGGAATCCTATCTGCCCAAGCCCCGGACCTGA